GGTGGGGGCTACCATCAATGAAGTGCCATTCACCATTACCGAGCAACGCACCTGCCAGGCGGCCTATGGCCTGGGCGGCTATCTGGAGCCGCTGACGGCGACCTTGAACACAGCCCAGGACACCCTGATCCCGAACGACAACAAATCGGTGGGCATCAGCTTGATCAACGAAGATGACCAGCGTGCGTTGTTGTTCAAGAAAGAGTTCGTGCTGACCCCGAAGACCACCTCGACCAGCAACTCGCACAATTTCCTGGCACGTCTGAAGTGGATGACCACGACGCCGACCTTTGGCGAGTTCAATGCCGGCGCGACCCTGGATATCTTCTACAAGTAAGCGGCAAGCTTGCGATCACGGCGGCGGCGCTGAAGCCGCCAACCCCAGCAGTTAATGGCGCAAACGAAAAAGCCCGCTTCCGTTGCCGGAAGCGGGCTTTTTCTTACTGCGTATGGTGGGTCGTGTAGGATTCGAACCTACGACCAATTGGTTAAAAGCCAACTGCTCTACCAACTGAGCTAACGACCCGTTGGATGGCGCGTATATTACTGATTTCTCAGAGGAAATCAACACCCCATCGCATTTTTTTCAAAAATATCGGGTCGGATCCTCTACCCCGGCAGCCTTGAAGCCGTCGGCGCGCAGGCGGCAGCTGTCGCACTTGCCACAGGCGCGGCCGTCATCATCGGCCTGGTAGCAGGACACGGTCAGGCTGTAGTCCACGCCCTGGGCCAGGCCGGCCTGGACGATCTGCGCCTTGCTCAGGTTCTGCAGCGGCGCCTGGATACGGAAGCCCTGCCCTTCGACACCGGCCTTGGTGGCCAGGTTGGCCATGCGCTCGAAGGCCTCGACGAACTCGGGGCGGCAGTCCGGGTAGCCGGAATAATCCACGGCATTGACGCCAATGAAGATGTCGCGGGCTTCGAGCACTTCTGCCCAGCCGAGGGCCAGGGACAGGAACACGGTGTTACGGGCCGGTACATAAGTCACCGGAATCCCTTCGCTCGGCGCCTCGGGTACATCGATGCTGCTGTCGGTCAGGGCCGAGCCGCCGATGCCATCCAGGTTCAGGCCGATCACCTTGTGTTCGACCACGCCCAGGTCGCGGGCAACCCGCGCCGCGGCATTGAGCTCGGCGCGGTGGCGCTGGCCGTAGTCGAAGCTCATGGTGTAGCACTGGTAGCCCTCGGCCTTGGCCATGGCCACCACGGTGGCCGAATCGAGGCCACCGGACAGCAGGATTACCGCACGTTTGTCAGTCATGTCTTTCTCCTCAGCGCCCAGGTTCGTCGTTCCACAGCAGCTTGTGCAGCTGCAACTGGAAGCGCACGGGCAAGTTGTCGGCAACGATCCAGTCGGCCAGGTCACTGGCCTTGATCTGGTGATGGCTGGGCGAGAACAACACCTCGCCGGCGCGCTCGGCCAGGTTGTACTGGATCAGTTTGGAAACCGCCCAATCGTAGTCCTCACGGGAACAGATGACGAACTTGACCTGGTCGTTGCGGGTCAGCAGCTCGATGTTCTCGTAGCGGTTGCGGTGCAACTCTTCGGAGCCTGGGGTCTTGAGGTCAAGCACCCGGCTGACCCGCGTGTCGGTGCCGCTGATATCGAGGGCGCCGCTGGTTTCCAGCGACACTTCGTACCCGGCGTCGCACAAGCTGCGCAGCAATGGCAGGGCATTGGGCTGGGCCAGCGGTTCGCCACCAGTGACGCAGACGTAGCGCGGCTTGAAGCTGGCCACCTGCTCGAGCAGCGAATCGAGGGTACGCAGGGTGCCGCCGCTGAAGGCGTAGGCGCTGTCGCAGTACTGGCAGCGCAGGGGGCAACCGGTCAGGCGCACGAAAACCGTGGGCAGCCCGGCCGTTCGCGTTTCACCCTGCAAGGAGTAAAACACTTCGGTGATGCGTAATGTGTCTTGCATGATCGCCACGGGCGTGACAGCTGAACAGGCTGTCCGCCTCCGTCAGGCACTGTCGCGGACTCGACATGGCGTTATCCGCGGCAGCGTGTTTAGGAAAAAAGGTCGGTGATTCTAACGAAAAAACCCGCGACAAGCGCGGGTTTCTTTCGAATGGCAAGCTTCAGAGCTTCTGCAGGTCGCGTTGCGCCAGTTGCGCGGCGGACGTGCCGGGGTACTGGGTGATGACCTGTTGCAGGATGCCCTTGACCTTGTCGGTGTGGCCTTGGCGGCGCTCGACGTCGGCCAGCTTGTACAGCGAATCCGGCACCTTGCTGTGCTGCGGATACAACTGGCTGACCTTGGCGAACGCCTGGCCTGCGCCTGCCAGGTCACCCTTGGCCAGGTTGACCTCGCCAAGCCAATACTGGGCGTTGCCGGCGTACTGGCTGTTGGGGTACTTGCGCAGGAAGGCGTTGAACGCCTGGCTGGCCTTGTCGAAGTCCTTCTGCTTGATCAGGTCGAAAGCGGCGTCGTAATACAGCTTCTCTTTCGCCGGATCACCCGGCTCGCTGCTGGCGGCCGGTGGCTGCGCGGCGCTGGCGCCGGCGGCGGCACCCGTGGCTGCGTTGTTCGCGCCACCGGTGGAAGAATTGTCTGGAGTCGCGGCAGGCGCGGCACCGCTGCCAATGCGGCGGTCGAGATCCTGATAGCGCTCGAGGTTTTCCTGCTTCATGCGCGACACATCGTTCTGCAGCTCTTCGATGATGCCTTGCTGGCGGGAAATCTGGTCCTGCATCTGCTGCAGCTGCATGAACAGCTGGCCATTTGCAGAAGCAGGGGCCGAAGCCCCTGCTCCGGCATAGGCGCCGCTCGTGCCATAACCCGCAGGTGGATAGCCACCCGCGTTGTCATCTACTACGGGAACCGCAGCCCACGCCGAAAGGGGCAGGCTGAGTGCGAGGACGGTTACAGCACGGCGGCACATACGCATAAGAACTTACTTACGCAGTTCTACGCGACGGTTCTGAGCCCAGGACTGCTCGTCGTTGCCGGTGGCAACTGGACGCTCTTCGCCGTAGGAGACCAGTTCCAGCTGAGCTGGGGAAACGCCCTGCAGAACCAGGTAGCGTTGAACGGCCTTGGCACGACGCTCACCCAGAGCCATGTTGTACTCGCGGGTGCCGCGCTCGTCGGTGTTGCCTTCCAGGACAACGCGGTTGCCGTTGGACTTCAGGTCCTTGGCGTGAACGTCCAGGGCGCGCATGGCTTCTGGCTTCAGATCCGAGCTGTCGTATTCGAAGTAGAAGGTGGTGATTGCGCGCAGGGCGGCTTCTTCGCTCAGGGAACCGTCGACAGCGCCAGTGTTGGCACCGTAGCCAGCGTTCGGGTCAACAGCGCCTTCACCAGCGTTGTCACCGCCTTTCGAGGAGCAACCTACAGCTACAGCCATGGCCAGAGCCAGCGCAGCGAATTTACCAAACTTCAGCATTTCCATCGTGAAACTCCTAATGAAACCCCAGTGTGTTAAGCAAAAATATTACGCCGCAATCAGTTCAGGTAAGGGGACCAGGACGGTTCTCTGACTTCGCCTTGAGCGGTAGGAAGTGGGAGCCTCACACGGCCGTTAAGCGACACGAGCATCAAGACTCCCCGGCCCTGCTGGCGGGTGGCGTAGATTAGCATGGTGCCGTTTGGCGCAACAGTGGGAGACTCATCAAGACTGGTCTCGGAGAGAATCTTTACACTTCCGCGTTGCAGGTCCTGGGCAGCCACCTTGAAGTTGGTGAAACCCTGCTGGCGATGGATCATCACCAGGGTCTTCTCGTCCGCCGACAGTTTCGGGTTGGCGTTGTAGTTACCGACGAAGGTCACGCGCTCGGCACCACCGCCACCAATCGACTGTTTATAGATCTGCGGCTTGCCGCCACGGTCGGAGGTGAAGTACAGGGTGTTGCCATCCTTGCCCCAGAACGGCTCGGTGTTGATGCCCGGGCCGGCGGTGACACGGGTGATCTGGCGCGAGGCCACGTTCATCACGTAGATGTCCGGGTTACCGTCCTTGGACAGCACGAACGCCAGGCGGGAACCGTCCGGCGACCAGGCCGGCGCGCCGTTCAGGCCTTCGAAGTTGGTGATCTGCTCACGGCGGCCGGTGTCGATGTGCTGGACGAAGATGCGCGGGCGCTTCTGCTCGAACGACACATAGGCGATGCGCTTGCCGTCCGGGGCGAAGCGCGGCGACAGGATCGGCTCACGGGACTGCAGCAGGGTCACCGCGCGGGCACCGTCGTAGTCCGAACGCTGCAGGGTGTAGCGGGTGTTGTTGGTGGAGAAGCGCTCGGCGGTCACGTACAGCATGCGGGTGGAGAACGCACCCTTGATGCCGGTGAGCTTCTCGAACGACTGGTCGGCGATGTAGTGCGCCATGTCGCGCAGCTGGTCGACGCCGCCAGCCACGCTGCCGGTCAGTACCTGCTGCTCGGTGGCGACGTTGAACAGCGCGTACTGCACCTGCAGGCGGCCACCGGACGGCACGATGTTGCCGACCATGATGTATTGCGCGCCCAGCGCTTTCCAGTCGCGGAAGATCACTTCGCTGGCCTGGGTCGGCAAGCTGATCATGTTCTGCCGCGGGATCGGCGAGTAGTAGCCGGAGTTGCGCAGGTCATTGCCGATGATGTCGGCCATGTCCTCGGGCAGCACGCTGCCACCCTGCAGGCCGAACGGCACTACCGCGATGGGGGTGGCCCGGTCGCTACCGCTGGTGACCAGGATGTTCTTTTCCTCTGCCACAGCCAGGCCTGCCACGCAGCAGAGCAAGACCAGGAGTCCTCTCAGACGTTTAATCACAACGCTAGATCCTCAGGTGTAAATGTCATCTTGAATGAACGATACGGATTGAATTCGTTCGGCTTCAAGCCCTGCATCTCGGTCAACCGACCAATGTTCTTCACCGCGGCCACGGCCGAGCTGTCGAACGGACCGTCGCCACTGGATTTGGCCACGCTCACGTTGGTGATGGTGCCGTCTGGCAACATGTTGATCTGCAGAACTACCGTCATGCCCTTGCGCGCAGATGGCGGACGTGCCCAGCCCTCGGCCGCGCGCATGCGGATCAGGTCGTCGAAGTCGCCGGCCACCTGGTCACCCTGCTCGTCGGCCAGCGCCTGCTGCCGCTCGGTGGTGTCGGACAACAGCTCGGCCAGTGCCTGCGCCTTCTTGTCTTCCGCCGCCTTGCGGGCCGCTTCCTGTGCCTTTTTCTTCTGGGCGTCTGCCGCGGCCTTTTTCTTGGCCTCTTCAGCTGCCTTCTTCTTCGCGTCCTCGGCCGCCGCTTTCTTCTTGGCGTCCTCGGCTGCTTTTTTCTTCGCGTCTTCGGCGGCTTTCTTCTTCGCCTCTTCCGCGGCTTGCTTCTTGGCTTCCTCGTCGGCCTTCTTCTTGGCCTCTTCCTCAGCCTTCTTCTTGGCGATGTCGGCCTGTTGCTTTTCCGCGGCCTTCTTCGCTTCTTCAGCTTTCTTGGCCTCGGCGGCCTTCTTCTGCTCGGCGGCCTTGGCGGCCTCTTCCGCTTTTTTCGACTCGGCGGCCTCGCGGGCCTCCTCGGCCTTTTGAGCGGCGTCGGCTTTCTTTTGTTCCGCAGCCTTCACGGCCTCCTGCTCGACCTTCTTCTGCTCGAGCTGCTCGACCTCGGTCTGGCGCGAAGCCGTCTTCTTGGCTTCCCCGGCAATCTTCTGATTGGTCTGGGTGGTCGCCTGGCTCTTGGACTTGAGCTGGTAGAGCGTGGCCTGGACGATCGGCTTGGACGGCGGCAGCTCCGGGGTCATGGCGAAGCTGACGAACAGCATGCCGAACACCAGCACGTGCAGCGCAATGGCCCAGACACTGGGCCAGAAATAGCTTTCCGAGGCGGATGGCTCTCGCTGTTGCATCAGGGCGCCTCGGTAATCAGGCCAACGTTTCCGACACCGGCCTTCTGCAACCCGCCCATGGCGCCCATGACCGCGCCGTAGTCGACGGCCTTGTCACCGCGGATGAACACCTGGGTCTGCTTGCCCTGGTCACGGCCGGCGGCGATGATCTTGGTCACTGCACTGGTCATTTCCGGCAAGGTCATGGCCTTGTCCATCTGCTTGTCGGTGTCGACTTCGCTGCCAAGGTTCCAGTAGTAGGTCTTGTCGGCCTTGATCGAGATGGTCAGGACCTGGACGTTGTTGTCCTGCGGCAGGGCTTCGCTGGAAACCTTGGGCAGGTCGACTTTCACGCCCTGGTTGAGCATGGGGGCGGTCACCATGAAAATGACCAGCAGCACCAGCATCACGTCGATGTAGGGCACCACGTTCATCTCGGCGACCGGCTTGCGTTTGTGGCGAACTCGGGCCATGGGTTTCTACCTGATCACTCTTCGCTGGTGTGTACTTTGCGGTGCAGGATCGCCTGGAACTCGTCGGCGAACGTGTAGTAACGGCCGATCAGCGTTTCACTGCGCGCAGCGAAACGGTTGTAGGCGATGACCGCCGGGATCGCGGCGAACAGGCCGATGGCAGTGGCGATCAGTGCCTCGGCGATGCCCGGTGCCACGGTGGCCAGGGTCGCCTGCTGGGCGCTGGCCAGGCCGCGGAACGAGTTCATGATGCCCCACACGGTGCCGAACAGGCCGATGTACGGGCTGGTCGAACCGACGGTGGCCAGGAACGGCAGGCTTTGCTCGAGCTTTTCTTCCTCGCGGGAAATGGCCACGCGCATGGCCCGACCAACACCTTCCATGACCGCGTCCGGGTCGACACCCGGCTGCTGGCGCAGGCGCGAGAACTCCTTGAAGCCGGCACGGAATACCTGCTCGACACCCGAGTCCGGATCAGGGTTGCTGCCCGCCTGGCGGTACAGCTTGGACAGGTCGATGCCCGACCAGAAGCGCTCTTCGAACGCGTCCAGCGCGCGACGGCCGGCACGCAGCATGGTGCTGCGCTGGAAGATCATGATCCACGAGGTGACCGAGGCGGCCACCAGGGTCAACATGACCAGCTGAACCACGACACTGGCATTGGCGACCAGGCTCCACATGGAGGTATGGTCGACGACGTTTGCTTCCACGCTTATTCTCCTGCGTTGGATTGAGTACCCGTGCCGTCCGCCAGGAAGGCGTCACGCAGCGCTGGGGGAATGGCCCGGGGTTTGAAAGTGTCGGCACGCACGGCGGCCACCAGAAACTGCCCTTCGCAGAGCAGCGTTTCATCCTTTGTGCGCCATACCTGCTGCACGAAGCGCAGGCTGGCGCGGTTCAACTCGGTGACTTGCGCGGTGACCCGCAGTTCGTCGTCCAGCCGCGCCGGCGCGTGATAGCGCGCTTCGCTGGAATGGACCACGAACAGTAGATTGTCCCCGGCCAGCTCCAACTGGGAGAAACCCAGGTGGCGCAGGCGCTCGGTACGCGCGCGCTCCATGAACTTGAGGTAGTTGACGTAGTACACCACCCCACCGGCGTCGGTGTCCTCGTAATAGACGCGACAGCGGTGTGCGAACGGTTCCAGCCCATTTTGCGCGCGCATACTCTAGTGCTTACTCCTGTACTTGCCAATCCGCCCCGGCAACTGTTTTTGCATCGATAATGTCGTATTGCCAGCGAGCTGCCGACATGCCAGCGGTAGGACCACGAAATCGGCGATTCGATCTGTCATTCATCGTCCTGCACGGCATATTCCCCGCCTTCGCAGAAGCGCCCGGGGATATTCAGGCCGAAATGCAGGTAGGCATGGCGGGTGACTACCCGTCCACGCGGGGTGCGCATGATGTAGCCCTGCTGGATGAGATAGGGCTCGAGCACGTCCTCGATGGTATGGCGCTCCTCGCCGATCGCCGCGGCAATGTTGTCGAGCCCCACCGGACCGCCGTCGAACTTCTCGATCATGGTCAGCAGCAGGCGCCGGTCGGAGTGATCGAAGCCACGCTCGTCGACATCCAGCAGGTTCAGCGCCATGTCCGCGACCGCCTTGGTGATCTCGCCCTTGCCACGCACCTGGGCAAAGTCGCGCACCCGCCGCAGCAGGCGATTGGCGATCCGTGGCGTGCCCCGCGCCCGGCGGGCGATCTCGAATGCGCCCTTGTCGTCCATCGACAGCCCGAGAATACCGGCCGAACGACTGACAATGGTGGCCAGGTCCTTGTTGCTGTAGAACTCCAGGCGCTGGACGATGCCGAAGCGGTCGCGCAACGGGTTGGTCAGCATGCCGGCGCGGGTGGTGGCCCCGACCAGGGTGAACGGCGGCAGGTCGAGCTTGATCGAGCGCGCGGCCGGGCCCTCGCCGATCATGATGTCCAGCTGGAAGTCCTCCATCGCTGGGTAGAGCACCTCTTCGACCACCGGCGACAAGCGGTGGATCTCGTCGATGAACAGCACGTCGTGGGGTTCGAGGTTGGTCAGCATCGCCGCCAGGTCGCCCGGGCGCTCGAGGATCGGGCCCGAGGTGCTCTTGACCGATACGCCCATCTCCTGGGCGATGATGTTGGCCAGGGTGGTCTTGCCCAGGCCAGGCGGGCCGAAGATCAGGGTGTGGTCGAGGGATTCGTTGCGTCCGCGCGCGGCCTGGATGAACAGCGCCATCTGCTCGCGCACCACCGGCTGGCCGATGTACTCGTCCAGGCGCAGCGGGCGGATCGCGCGGTCCTGGACCTCTTCGCGGTCGCGGCCACTGGCGGCGATCAGGCGGTCGGTTTCGATCACTTGGCAATCATCCCTTTAAGGCTGCGACGGATCAGTTCCTCACTGCTCAGGCCGGCCTTGTCCTTGATCGCGGCAATCGCCTTGCTGGCTTCCTGGGGCTTGTAGCCCAGGGAGACCAGGGCACTGACGGCGTCGGCCTCGGCCGAGGACTCACTGGCCGCCGGCAGTGGGCCGTCGGAAACCAGGGTGAACATCGCCGGGGAGGTTTCCCACGCCTTGAAGCGGTCCTTGAGTTCGACCAGCAGGCGTTCGGCGGTCTTTTTACCGACACCCGGCACGCGCACCAGGACCGTGGCGTCCTGGGCCTGCACACAGCGCACCAGCTCGTCCACTTCCAGGCCGGACATCAGCGCCAGCGCCAGCTTCGGCCCCACGCCGTTGAGGCGGATCAGCTCGCGGAACAGCTCGCGC
The window above is part of the Pseudomonas muyukensis genome. Proteins encoded here:
- the queC gene encoding 7-cyano-7-deazaguanine synthase QueC: MTDKRAVILLSGGLDSATVVAMAKAEGYQCYTMSFDYGQRHRAELNAAARVARDLGVVEHKVIGLNLDGIGGSALTDSSIDVPEAPSEGIPVTYVPARNTVFLSLALGWAEVLEARDIFIGVNAVDYSGYPDCRPEFVEAFERMANLATKAGVEGQGFRIQAPLQNLSKAQIVQAGLAQGVDYSLTVSCYQADDDGRACGKCDSCRLRADGFKAAGVEDPTRYF
- the queE gene encoding 7-carboxy-7-deazaguanine synthase QueE, whose protein sequence is MQDTLRITEVFYSLQGETRTAGLPTVFVRLTGCPLRCQYCDSAYAFSGGTLRTLDSLLEQVASFKPRYVCVTGGEPLAQPNALPLLRSLCDAGYEVSLETSGALDISGTDTRVSRVLDLKTPGSEELHRNRYENIELLTRNDQVKFVICSREDYDWAVSKLIQYNLAERAGEVLFSPSHHQIKASDLADWIVADNLPVRFQLQLHKLLWNDEPGR
- the ybgF gene encoding tol-pal system protein YbgF encodes the protein MRMCRRAVTVLALSLPLSAWAAVPVVDDNAGGYPPAGYGTSGAYAGAGASAPASANGQLFMQLQQMQDQISRQQGIIEELQNDVSRMKQENLERYQDLDRRIGSGAAPAATPDNSSTGGANNAATGAAAGASAAQPPAASSEPGDPAKEKLYYDAAFDLIKQKDFDKASQAFNAFLRKYPNSQYAGNAQYWLGEVNLAKGDLAGAGQAFAKVSQLYPQHSKVPDSLYKLADVERRQGHTDKVKGILQQVITQYPGTSAAQLAQRDLQKL
- the pal gene encoding peptidoglycan-associated lipoprotein Pal produces the protein MEMLKFGKFAALALAMAVAVGCSSKGGDNAGEGAVDPNAGYGANTGAVDGSLSEEAALRAITTFYFEYDSSDLKPEAMRALDVHAKDLKSNGNRVVLEGNTDERGTREYNMALGERRAKAVQRYLVLQGVSPAQLELVSYGEERPVATGNDEQSWAQNRRVELRK
- the tolB gene encoding Tol-Pal system beta propeller repeat protein TolB; the protein is MIKRLRGLLVLLCCVAGLAVAEEKNILVTSGSDRATPIAVVPFGLQGGSVLPEDMADIIGNDLRNSGYYSPIPRQNMISLPTQASEVIFRDWKALGAQYIMVGNIVPSGGRLQVQYALFNVATEQQVLTGSVAGGVDQLRDMAHYIADQSFEKLTGIKGAFSTRMLYVTAERFSTNNTRYTLQRSDYDGARAVTLLQSREPILSPRFAPDGKRIAYVSFEQKRPRIFVQHIDTGRREQITNFEGLNGAPAWSPDGSRLAFVLSKDGNPDIYVMNVASRQITRVTAGPGINTEPFWGKDGNTLYFTSDRGGKPQIYKQSIGGGGAERVTFVGNYNANPKLSADEKTLVMIHRQQGFTNFKVAAQDLQRGSVKILSETSLDESPTVAPNGTMLIYATRQQGRGVLMLVSLNGRVRLPLPTAQGEVREPSWSPYLN
- the tolA gene encoding cell envelope integrity protein TolA, translated to MQQREPSASESYFWPSVWAIALHVLVFGMLFVSFAMTPELPPSKPIVQATLYQLKSKSQATTQTNQKIAGEAKKTASRQTEVEQLEQKKVEQEAVKAAEQKKADAAQKAEEAREAAESKKAEEAAKAAEQKKAAEAKKAEEAKKAAEKQQADIAKKKAEEEAKKKADEEAKKQAAEEAKKKAAEDAKKKAAEDAKKKAAAEDAKKKAAEEAKKKAAADAQKKKAQEAARKAAEDKKAQALAELLSDTTERQQALADEQGDQVAGDFDDLIRMRAAEGWARPPSARKGMTVVLQINMLPDGTITNVSVAKSSGDGPFDSSAVAAVKNIGRLTEMQGLKPNEFNPYRSFKMTFTPEDLAL
- the tolR gene encoding protein TolR, giving the protein MARVRHKRKPVAEMNVVPYIDVMLVLLVIFMVTAPMLNQGVKVDLPKVSSEALPQDNNVQVLTISIKADKTYYWNLGSEVDTDKQMDKAMTLPEMTSAVTKIIAAGRDQGKQTQVFIRGDKAVDYGAVMGAMGGLQKAGVGNVGLITEAP
- the tolQ gene encoding protein TolQ codes for the protein MEANVVDHTSMWSLVANASVVVQLVMLTLVAASVTSWIMIFQRSTMLRAGRRALDAFEERFWSGIDLSKLYRQAGSNPDPDSGVEQVFRAGFKEFSRLRQQPGVDPDAVMEGVGRAMRVAISREEEKLEQSLPFLATVGSTSPYIGLFGTVWGIMNSFRGLASAQQATLATVAPGIAEALIATAIGLFAAIPAVIAYNRFAARSETLIGRYYTFADEFQAILHRKVHTSEE
- the ybgC gene encoding tol-pal system-associated acyl-CoA thioesterase, giving the protein MRAQNGLEPFAHRCRVYYEDTDAGGVVYYVNYLKFMERARTERLRHLGFSQLELAGDNLLFVVHSSEARYHAPARLDDELRVTAQVTELNRASLRFVQQVWRTKDETLLCEGQFLVAAVRADTFKPRAIPPALRDAFLADGTGTQSNAGE
- the ruvB gene encoding Holliday junction branch migration DNA helicase RuvB, which encodes MIETDRLIAASGRDREEVQDRAIRPLRLDEYIGQPVVREQMALFIQAARGRNESLDHTLIFGPPGLGKTTLANIIAQEMGVSVKSTSGPILERPGDLAAMLTNLEPHDVLFIDEIHRLSPVVEEVLYPAMEDFQLDIMIGEGPAARSIKLDLPPFTLVGATTRAGMLTNPLRDRFGIVQRLEFYSNKDLATIVSRSAGILGLSMDDKGAFEIARRARGTPRIANRLLRRVRDFAQVRGKGEITKAVADMALNLLDVDERGFDHSDRRLLLTMIEKFDGGPVGLDNIAAAIGEERHTIEDVLEPYLIQQGYIMRTPRGRVVTRHAYLHFGLNIPGRFCEGGEYAVQDDE
- the ruvA gene encoding Holliday junction branch migration protein RuvA, with protein sequence MIGRLRGTLAEKQPPHLIIDVNGVGYELEVPMTTLYRLPKVGEPVTVHTHLVVREDAHLLYGFAEKRERELFRELIRLNGVGPKLALALMSGLEVDELVRCVQAQDATVLVRVPGVGKKTAERLLVELKDRFKAWETSPAMFTLVSDGPLPAASESSAEADAVSALVSLGYKPQEASKAIAAIKDKAGLSSEELIRRSLKGMIAK